In a single window of the Anguilla rostrata isolate EN2019 chromosome 4, ASM1855537v3, whole genome shotgun sequence genome:
- the bmb gene encoding protein brambleberry — protein sequence MGHRGPGRLAARLVVLVALCSWCGTAAAFFAWMRKGTESPPPPPPSPGPDEYTPPFEMSVADEKFLAEAKTMELSPLDTCHYRVVAQLKSTCSGLSEEQLAKLGVVLFNCQSEVEGRRTFPCTEEMTLKECTADMDSDTWNAYHIVSNRARSVCYATRQQHFRRKAELTVNALISTATSQLEAMQDLKEGQLELRELTVASLEKLLQGHSALQEQQGALQQGQDQLETSISSNLQRLGQEKALIASGQELVAQLIQGITQRMENVSEQLKGQGSDLHEGHRAILDDLAEVRGRAQDIYSKIEHNLSGFLRHQNRTARYYSDLMGKLERMNGTLGYMLLYLDNMQSRLEDRLHLIQRYLGQAGLSLSALWTCAVHAGYFLLAALVLSFLHCPFFSRATLLVTVPLNALAELNQQPALDLPSLSLLLLTLSLGHWFLQQLLWGCSRLRGKGARSAPLPPTETPVPRGRPSQCPRLRSSTPDRDLLDGVMAPDPLDQDSFAFDDPCVAPQFTRIEDPRFLPPVLGTLSHSTPRLKSRPSFPGGGLGALEGIPQRNLGLALDGAGDSRSASPNQSVSSNSSASGRQLCHGTTKTGLPCKKRALLGQDYCRIHEGGYTSYNPM from the exons atgGGACACAGGGGTCCGGGCAGGCTGGCGGCCCGGTTGGTGGTCCTCGTTGCGTTGTGCTCCTGGTGCGGGACGGCGGCAGCCTTTTTCGCCTGGATGAGGAAAGGCACCGAGTCacccccgccgccgcctccgTCGCCGGGCCCAGACGAATACACTCCCCCGTTTGAGATGAGCGTGGCGGACGAGAAGTTCCTGGCGGAGGCGAAGACGATGGAGCTTAGCCCTCTGGATACCTGTCACTACCGG GTGGTAGCCCAGTTGAAGTCCACCTGCAGCGGCCTATCGGAGGAGCAGCTGGCCAAGCTGGGCGTGGTCCTGTTCAACTGCCAGTCCGAGGTGGAGGGCCGCAGAACCTTCCCGTGCACTGAGGAAATG accctgaAGGAGTGCACTGCGGACATGGACTCGGACACGTGGAACGCCTACCACATCGTGAGCAACCGCGCGCGCTCCGTGTGCTACGCCACCCGCCAGCAGCACTTCCGCCGCAAGGCAGAGCTGACCGTCAACGCCCTCATCTCCACGGCGACCAGTCAGCTGGAGGCCATGCAGGACCTGAAG GAGGGCCAGCTGGAGCTGAGGGAGCTGACGGTGGCCTCTCTGGAGAAGCTGCTGCAGGGGCACAGTGCGCTGCaggaacagcagggggcgctgcagcaGGGCCAGGACCAGCTGGAGACCTCCATCAGCTCCAACCTGCAACGGCTGGGGCAGGAGAAGGCCCTCATCGCCTCCGGCCAGGAGCTGGTGGCCCAGCTCATCCAGGGCATTACACAGAGAATGG AGAATGTCAGCGAGCAGCtgaaaggtcaggggtcagaccTGCACGAGGGACATAGGGCCATTCTGGATGACCTggctgaggtcagaggtcgagCACAGGACATCTACAGCAAAATCG aacACAACCTGTCTGGGTTCCTGCGGCATCAGAACCGCACGGCCCGGTACTACTCTGACCTGATGGGGAAGCTGGAGCGGATGAACGGCACCCTGGGATACATGCTGCTCTACCTGGACAACATGCAGAGCCGCCTGGAGGACCGACTGCACCTCATACAGAGGTACCTGGGACAGGCAG GCCTGAGCCTGTCGGCGCTGTGGACCTgcgcagtgcatgctgggtactTCCTGCTGGCGGCGCTGGTCCTCTCCTTCCTGCACTGCCCCTTCTTCTCCCGCGCCACCCTGCTGGTGACCGTGCCACTCAACGCCCTGGCAGAGCTCAACCAGCAGCCTGCGCTGGACCTGCCCAGCCTCAGCCTACTGCTGCTCACCCTGTCtctgg GTCACTGGTTTCTGCAGCAGCTCTTGTGGGGCTGTTCCAGGCTCCGGGGGAAGGGGGCAAggtctgcccccctccccccgacagAAACCCCAGTGCCCCGCGGCAGACCGTCCCAGTGCCCCCGCCTGAGGTCCTCCACTCCTGACCG cgacCTGCTTGATGGTGTCATGGCGCCAGATCCCTTGGATCAGGATAGTTTTGCATTTG ATGACCCCTGTGTGGCCCCTCAGTTCACTCGGATCGAGGATCCCCGATTTCTGCCTCCTGTCCTGGGCACTCTGAGCCACTCCACTCCCAGGCTTAAGAGCAGGCCTAGTTTTCCTGGTGGCGGTCTAGGG gCTCTGGAGGGAATTCCCCAGAGGAACCTGGGCCTTGCTCTCGACGGGGCGGGTGATTCGCGGAGCGCCAGTCCAAACCAGTCCGTCTCCAGCAACAG CTCAGCCTCGGGCAGGCAGCTCTGTCACGGCACCACCAAGACCGGTCTTCCCTGCAAGAAGAGGGCGCTGTTGGGCCAGGACTACTGCAGGATCCACGAGGGAGGCTACACTTCCTACAACCCCATgtga
- the LOC135254228 gene encoding SH3 domain-binding protein 1-like, whose product MAAFMEQGVQMEFPWNRLRVLELIDLYKIEDVLWNISNRDYHNKAMRQAALVRLSAKLAAPVHEVNKKLMNLRTYYSKELAKVKRSRVRAAAAGGGEVYRSQWPYFHFMDHFLSPHVVPRKSHTQELREENGEVEVELEGEVEQTEALSPVVISPAPPTPPPPPLPAPGPAPGLRWSLSSFPEVRVARRRAVETPPLCGGVGGAKRHREDLLLREAVRAYKTTAATASLAPAPLAPAAPPPPTAPPPAPPPPREDVDDVFGRHVANELRLVGDLRAKQYAKLQIQNILFQAQFGLSSPFPSSAGPPSPDGLPLDTELPPDPAFLHLQMPSSSSSYPHTDRGNPSLQVLKSSPRSLEPSE is encoded by the exons ATGGCGGCTTTCATGGAGCAGGGCGTGCAGATGGAGTTTCCCTGGAACCGGCTGCGGGTTCTGGAGCTGATCGACCTGTACAAGATCGAGGACGTGCTGTGGAACATCAGCAACCGGGACTACCACAACAAGGCGATGAGACAGGCCGCGCTCGTCCGCCTGAGCGCGAAGCTCGCCGCGCCCG TGCACGAGGTGAACAAGAAGCTGATGAACCTGCGCACGTACTACAGCAAGGAGCTGGCCAAGGTGAAGCGCTCGCGCGTCCGCGCGGCGGCCGCCGGGGGCGGGGAGGTCTACCGCTCGCAGTGGCCCTACTTCCACTTCATGGACCACTTCCTCAGCCCGCACGTGGTGCCCCGCAAGtcccacacacag gagctgagggaggagaacggtgaggtggaggtggagctggagggagaggtggagcaaACGGAGGCCCTAAGCCCTGTGGTGAtcagccctgccccacccactcctcctcctccgcccctccccgcccccggccccgcccccggcctgAGATGGAGCCTGAGCTCTTTCCCGGAGGTTCGGGTGGCCCGGAGGCGGGCCGTGGAGACCCCGCCCCTGTGCGGCGGTGTCGGCGGTGCGAAGCGCCACAGGGAGGACCTGCTCCTGCGCGAGGCCGTGCGGGCCTACAAGACCACCGCGGCGACCGcctccctcgcccccgcccccctggcccccgccgccccgccccctcccacggccccgccccccgccccgcccccgcctcggGAGGACGTGGACGACGTGTTCGGCAGGCACGTGGCCAATGAGCTGCGGCTGGTGGGGGACCTGCGCGCCAAGCAGTACGCCAAGCTGCAGATCCAGAACATTCTGTTCCAGGCGCAGTTCGGCCTGTCCTCCCCGTTCCCGTCGTCCGctggacccccctcccccgacggCCTGCCCCTGGACACAGAGCTCCCCCCGGACCCTGCCTTCCTGCACCTGCAGatgccttcctcctcctcctcgtacCCCCACACGGACAGGGGGAACCCCTCTCTGCAGGTGCTGAAGAGCAGCCCACGATCTCTGGAGCCCTCAGAGTAA
- the LOC135254175 gene encoding GDP-L-fucose synthase-like: MESGAGPMRVLVTGGTGLVGRAIERVVSEEGGARDGERWTFLSSRDADLTDAAETRAVFEKHRPTHVIHLAAMVGGLFRNMRQNLDFWRNNVHINDNVLQTAHEMGVVKVVSCLSTCIFPDKTTYPIDESMIHNGPPHQSNFGYSYAKRMIDVQNRGYFQQYGRRFTAVIPTNVFGPHDNFNIADGHVLPGLIHKAYTAQKQGSPLQVWGSGTPRRQFIYSLDLARLFLWVLREYDEIDPIILSVGEEDEVSIKEAAECVVDALGFKGQIVVSFQKWNTHTLTHTHTHTHTHTQNTHTHTHTTHHTHTHTHTHTHTHTHTHTHTHTTHTHTTRTPHTHTHHTTHTHTPHTHTHTHTHTHTHTHTHTHTHTHTHTHTHTHTTTHTHTTHSHPCSSSQLGQLHSTHNGTAVRAPEFPFTPSPKVRAPRVPLHALSQVRAPEFPSRPSPMVRAPEFPFTPFSQGQSSRVPLHALLPRSELPEFPFTPFSQGQSSRVPLHALLPRSELPEFPFTPFSQAVKETCDWFVANYDTARK, encoded by the exons ATGGaatcgggggcggggccgatgCGGGTGCTGGTGACAGGCGGGACCGGCCTGGTGGGCCGGGCGATCGAGCGCGTGGTGAgcgaggagggcggggctcgGGACGGCGAGCGGTGGACGTTCCTCTCCTCGCGGGACGCCGACCTGAC CGATGCGGCGGAGACGCGGGCCGTGTTCGAGAAGCACCGCCCCACCCACGTGATCCACCTGGCGGCCATGGTGGGGGGGCTGTTCCGGAACATGCGCCAGAACCTGGACTTCTGG aGGAACAACGTTCACATCAATGACAACGTGCTGCAGACGGCTCACGAGATGGGCGTGGTCAAGGTGGTGTCCTGCCTGTCCACCTGCATCTTCCCCGACAAGACCACCTACCCGATCGATGAGAGCATG ATCCACAATGGCCCCCCTCACCAATCTAACTTCGGGTACTCCTACGCCAAGAGGATGATTGACGTGCAGAACAG GGGGTATTTTCAGCAGTATGGCCGTCGGTTCACGGCTGTAATTCCCACCAATGTGTTTGGTCCCCATGACAACTTCAACATCGCTGACGGGCACGTGCTTCCTGGACTCATACACAAGGCCTACACCGCACAAA AGCAGGGGTCCCCTCTGCAGGTCTGGGGGTCTGGCACCCCAAGAAGGCAGTTCATCTACTCTCTG GACCTGGCTCGTCTGTTCCTCTGGGTGCTCAGAGAATACGATGAGATCGACCCTATAATACtgtcag TGGGGGAAGAGGATGAGGTCTCTATAAAGGAAGCTGCGGAGTGTGTCGTCGACGCTCTCGGTTTCAAAGGCCAGATTGTTGTATCCTTTCAAaagtggaacacacacacactcacacacacacacacccacacacacacacacacacaaaacacacacacacacacacacaccacacaccacacacacacacacacacacacacacacacacacacacacacacacacacacacacacacacaccacacacacacacaccacacgcacaccacacacacacacacaccacaccacacacacacacacaccacacacacacacacacacacacacacacacacacacacacacacacacacacacacacacacacacacacacacacacacacacacacacacacacgaccacacacacacacaccacacactcacacccctgcagctcctcccaACTCGGGCAGCTGCACAGCACGCACAACGGCACAGCA GTCAGAGCTCCCGAGTTCCCCTTCACGCCTTCTCCCAAGGTCAGAGCTCCCCGAGTTCCCCTTCACGCCCTTTCCCAGGTCAGAGCTCCCGAGTTCCCTTCACGCCCTTCTCCCATGGTCAGAGCTCCCGAGTTCCCCTTCACGCCCTTCTCCCAAGGTCAGAGCTCCCGAGTTCCCCTTCACGCCCTTCTCCCAAGGTCAGAGCTCCCCGAGTTCCCCTTCACGCCCTTCTCCCAAGGTCAGAGCTCCCGAGTTCCCCTTCACGCCCTTCTCCCAAG GTCAGAGCTCCCCGAGTTCCCCTTCACGCCCTTCTCCCAAG CTGTCAAGGAGACCTGCGATTGGTTTGTCGCCAACTATGACACGGCCCGCAAGTGA